From Salvia splendens isolate huo1 chromosome 16, SspV2, whole genome shotgun sequence, a single genomic window includes:
- the LOC121771159 gene encoding protein LURP-one-related 8-like: MPPFLKSRSRIAAHHYHEQDQHQDCQTNIDEKASYNSLTVWRKSLIFSCNGFTVIGSDGSLVYRVDNYSSRPNQIMLMDAHGFPIFTISRPKKLRLVGNYWLIYEGEVGKESSNKPIFCVRKNMSIIKAKPSVLAYVYGGGVSGEGFKYTVEGSYARRSCKIMDESRRALSEIKKKVAMKRGASFGVEVFNLLVQPGFDSRFAMAIVLLLDQMFS; the protein is encoded by the exons ATGCCTCCTTTCTTGAAATCCAGATCAAGAATAGCAGCCCACCATTATCATGAGCAAGACCAACACCAAGACTGCCAAACCAATATTGATGAAAAAGCATCCTATAATTCTCTCACAGTTTGGAGAAAATCACTTATTTTCAGCTGCAATGGCTTCACAGTTATTGGCTCCGATGGAAGCTTAGTCTATAGAGTTGATAACTACTCCTCTCGCCCCAACCAAATCATGCTCATGGATGCTCATGGCTTCCCCATCTTCACCATATCTCGTCCTAAG AAGTTGAGGTTAGTGGGAAACTACTGGCTTATATATGAAGGGGAAGTGGGGAAGGAGAGTTCCAACAAGCCTATCTTTTGTGTTAGGAAAAACATGAGCATCATCAAGGCTAAACCGAGTGTTCTTGCGTATGTTTATGGAGGGGGCGTGTCGGGAGAGGGGTTCAAATACACGGTTGAAGGGTCGTATGCGCGTCGATCGTGTAAGATTATGGATGAGTCGAGGAGGGCTTTgtctgagatcaagaagaaagTGGCCATGAAAAGAGGTGCATCTTTTGGTGTGGAGGTGTTTAATCTGCTTGTTCAACCAGGATTTGATTCAAGATTTGCTATGGCGATTGTGTTATTGTTAGATCAGatgttttcttga